A stretch of DNA from Phenylobacterium koreense:
GCGCGCTGGGCTGCGCGGCCCAGGTCTCGTCCGCCGCCCACCTGCCGGCCGGGGTTTCGAGCCTGTTCGGCGGCCGGGCGGCGACCCTGCTGCGGGTCGAGGGGGTGAGCCCCTCGGTGGCGGCGCGGATCGGCCATCTGGCCGAGCTGTTCGACGGTCTTGGCGAGCAGGCGCTGCTGGACCGCGAGGCGAGCGCGGCGCTGTGGCGCGACATCGGTGATGCGGCTTTCTTCGCCGGAAGCGCGCGGCCGGTCTGGAAGCTCTCGGTCCCGCCGGCCAAGGGCGCGGCGGTGGGCGAGCGGTTGGCGCAGGAACTGGCAGGACGCTGCTTCTACGACTGGGGCGGCGGGGCGATCTGGCTTGAGACTTCGGAGGCGCCCGACGCCCATGCGGGCCATGTGCGCCAAGTGCTGCGGGAGGTGGTGGGCGGCGAGGGCCACGCCACCCTGATGCGGGCGCCGCCGGTGGCGCGGGCGGCCGTCGCGCCCTTCCAGCCGCCGTCGCCGGCGGTGGCGGCGCTGAGCGAGCGCGTCCGCCGCCAGTTCGATCCGCAGGGCCTGTTCAATCCCGGCCGGATGTACGCCTGATGCAGACCAGCTTCAGCCCCGAGCAACTGGCCGACCCGGACAACGCCTCGTCCGAGAAGATCATCCGCACCTGCGTCCACTGCGGGTTCTGCACGGCGACCTGCCCGACCTACCTGCTGCTGGGCGACGAACTCGATAGCCCGCGTGGGCGCATCTATCTGATGAAGGAGATGCTGGAGAAGGGCGGGCCGCCCTCGCCGCGGACGGTCGAGCACGTGGACCGCTGCCTCTCGTGTCTCTCCTGCATGACCACCTGCCCGTCGGGCGTGAACTACATGCACCTGGTGGACCATGCCCGGGCCTATATCGAGGCGCACCACGTGCGGCCCTGGCCGGAGCGTCTGCTGCGCAACCTGCTGGCGGGGCTGTTGCCGGACCGGGCGGGCTTCCGGGCTGCGCTGCGCCTGGCGCAGGCGACGCGGCCGCTGCACGGCCTGCTGCCCGGCCGGCTGAAGGGCATGGCGGCCATGGCCCCGGCGCGCCTGCCGGGGCGCGACGTCGCCGAAGCGCCGCGGGTGTTTCCGGCTGAGGGCCAGCGACGGATGCGGGTGGCGCTGCTGGCCGGCTGCGTCCAGCCGGTGCTGGCGCCGGAGATCAACGGGGCGGCGATCCGACTGCTGAACCGCCTGGGGGCGGAGGTCGTGGTGTTCGCAGGCTCCGGCTGCTGCGGGGCGCTGCCGCATCACCTGGGCAAGGCCGACCAGGCCCGCGCCCTGGCGAGCGCCAACATCGCCGCCTGGCGTGGCGAGTTGGACGATCTGGACGCCATCGTCGTCACCGCCTCGGGCTGCGGGACCAGCGTCAAGGACTATGGCTTCCTGTTCCGCGAGGACGCCGAGCTGGCCGCCGATGCGGCGCAGGTCTCGGCCCTGGCGCGGGACGTCAGCGAGGTCCTGGCCATGCTGGAGCCGCCCGGCGGACCGGCGCCCATGGGGCTGACGGTCGCCTATCATTCGGCCTGCTCGCTGCAGCACGGCCAGGGGGTGAGCGAGGCGCCCAAGGCCCTGCTCAGGGCGGCGGGTTTCACGGTGGTCGAGCCGCGGGAGGCGCATATCTGCTGCGGCTCGGCCGGCACCTACAACCTACTGCAGCCGGAGCTGGCCGGCGCCCTGCGCGATCGCAAGGTGGCGAACCTCTCGGCGACCAGGCCCGACGTCATCGCCAGCGGCAATATCGGCTGCCTGACCCAGATCGCCGGCGGGACGGAGATCCCGGTGGTCCATACGGTCGAGCTGCTGGACTGGGCGATGGGCGGGCCCAGGCCAGCGGCGCTGAGTTCGAGGTAGGACGCCGATGCCCGCAGACCTGCCGCCGACCGTGGACGCCGTCATCGTCGAAGCCGCGCGCCTGCCGGCGTCTCCCAGCGAGCGGGCCTTCTCGATCCTGACCCTGGAGGGCGAGGCGATCGCCACCGCACCGCGGCTGGACGAGGCCCTGACCGCGACGCCGGGCGTGCAGCTCTTCCGGCGCACTTCCAGCCAGGCCTCCAACCCGACCACCCAGGGCATCAGCGTCCGTTCGATCGCCGGCTCCGGCGCCAGCCGCGCCCTCGTCACCCTGGACGGCGTGCCCCAAAACGATCCCTTCGGCGGCTGGGTGCTCTGGACGGGCCTGCCGCCGATCGCGGTGGAACAGGCACGCGTCGTGCGTGGTGCAGGGGCGGGGCCTTACGGCGCCGGCGCCCTGACCGGCAGCATCCAGCTACAGGAGCGCACCAGCGTTCCGCGCGGCGGCGAGTACGAGGTCTATGGCGGCGAGCGGGGGCTCGTCGGAGGGGCGGCGGCCGGAGCCGTCGGCGATGTCTTTGCGGCGGTGGCGGCCGAGCGCAGCGATGGCTGGATCCCTATGGGCGAGGGCCGCGGGGCGGCCGATGCGGAGCTCTACTACCGGGGCCTGTCGGGCGCGCTGCGCTGGACGCCGAAACTGGCGGGGCGGGAGCTGGCCCTGCGGCTTTCGGGTTTCCAGGAGAAGCGGGGGGCGGGGATCGTCGGCGCCGACTCCCGCGCCGCTGGAGCGACGGCCTCGGCGACCCTGGCCGACGCGGCGGAGGGCGAGGAGCTGGGCTGGCGGGCGCAGGCCTGGGCCAAGCGGTCGGATCTGGAGAACCGTTCGGCGGCGGTGGCGGCTGGGCGCATCGGGACGACACCGGCCAACGAGCAATATGCGACGCCGGCCGTCGGCTACGGCTTCAACGCCGCCCTGCGTCGCGACCGGGCGGTGGGCGGCTGGGAGCTGGGCGCCGACGCTCGCCTCTTCGACGGCGAGACCCGGGAGAACTACCGCTACATGGGCGGCGCGTTCACGCGCGGGCGCATCGCCGGCGGGACCCAATCGGTGGTCGGGATTTACGGCGAGGCCTATCGCAACGCCGGCCCGTGGCTACTGACCGCCGGGGCGCGGCTGGATCGCTGGGCGACCTTCGATGGCCACCGGCGCGAGTGGGATCTGGCGAGCGGAGCTGCGACCCTGGACAATCGCCCACAGGATCGCGACGGCTGGCTGCCGACCGGTCGGGTGGGCGCCCGGTACGATGCGGGATCGAGCTTGTATCTGCGCGGCGCGGCCTATGCGGGCTTCCGGCCGGCCACCCTGAACGAGCTCTACCGTCCGTTCCGTGTCGGTAACGACGTGACCGAGGCCAATGCCGAGCTGTCGCCGGAAAAGCTGTATGGGATCGAGTTCGGCCTGGGTTCGGAAGGGCCCTGGCGTTGGGACGTCACGGTCTTCGCCAACCGCCTGGACGGGGCCATCGCCAATGTCACCATCGGCTTCGGGGAGGGGACCTTCCCGATCGCCGGCTTCATTCCGGCGGGCGGGGTGCTGCGCCAGCGCCAGAACGCCGGCCACGTGGACGCCTATGGGGTGGAGGCCCAGATCGAGCGGCGCTGGGAGCGCGCCTCCGTGCGGCTGGCCGGCGCCTATACCGACGCCGAGGTGGACGGCGGCTCGGCTGCGCCGCAGCTCACTGGCCTGCGGCCGGCCCAGACGCCCCGACTGACGGCGAGCGCCGAGGGGACCTGGCGGCCGACCCCGCGGCTGAACCTGCGGGCGGCGGCGCGCTACGAGGGCGACCGCTGGGACGACGACCTCAACACCCGCAGGCTGTCGGCGGGGACCCAGGTCAATCTGCGGGCCGACTGGACGGTGTCGCGCAATGTCACGCTATACGCCGCGGCCGAGAACCTGTTCGACGCCGAGATCGAGACGGCCGAGACCGGCGACGGCCTGGAGAGTTTCGACCAGCCGCGGACGGTGCGGGCGGGCCTGATCCTGCGGCGTTAGGGGCTCTCAAGAGCGCCAAGGCGGCAGGGATCCATACGCGTCAGCGTTTCGGCCCGGCCATGACGAACGAGCGGGGCCTTCAAATCGCCGCTGGCGCGGTCCCGTCAGGCCGCGGCCTCGTCGTCCTCGCGCCGGTTGGCGGTGGCGTGGGCGGCGATGGCGAGGTCCACGACGGCGATGGCCGCCACCGCGGCGAAGGCTGCATAGGCCATCTTCTTTCGCGGGTTGTCCCGGCCGATGGCGCGGGCGAGGGCGGTCAGGTCGAGCAGGTCGCCGCCGGCCCGCATCCAGAACCATGGCCCGGGCGGAACGGGGGAGAGCAATCCCGCGCCCGCGGCGATCTCCCGCGCGCCGAAAGCGCTCATCGCCTGCGGCCCGAAACGCAGGCCGAGGAACCTCGCCACACGGTCAGGCGCGGCCACCGCCACCAGCCCGGCGGCGATCGAAGCCAGGCCGAGGACTCTCTTCACGACCAGAAGGTTCATCGAGGCTCCTTTGCAGCTTGGAAAAGGACGCCCAAGCCGGGCCTTGGGTTCCGTGGGCGGACGCGTTTGGGGCCGCCCCCGGAGGGTATTCGCATATGGATCGAGACCTACTTCCGGAGGGGGAGCATCTTGGCGTCAGGAAGCCGGAAGGGCCTTTCGTTCGGCGGCGATCTTGGCGAGTTCGGCTGCGGCCGCCTTCACGCCGGCCTGGTCGCCCTTGCTCCGGGCCTGGATGAGCTGGCCGGCGGCTTCCATTTCGCGAACCGGCAGCAGGTGGCTGTCGTCGGCATGCTTGAAGGGCAGGGTCTGGATGCGTTCCAGGATCTTGCGCTGGCGCTGCGCTTCCGGCCCTTCGCCGACTCCATAGGAGAAGATGAAGGCGTCGATCTTGGCCTTGAGCGCCGGGTCCAGGTCCTTGCGGCGGATCATCGGGTCCTCGGGAATGGTCGGCGAGGTCCAGATCACCTGGACGTTGGCCAGGGTGTTCTTGGCCATGTCGGTGTTCAGCATGGCCATCCGCCCCATCGAGGCGGTGTTGTTGGTGGCCGCGTCCAGCAGGCCCGAGCCCACCGAGAACAGGTTGGTCTCGTGGTTGGCCGAGCGGACGGTCTTGAAGCAGGTGTTCGGATCGACGTTTCGGGGCGCGAACAGGAAGGTCATGGGCGCCAGGGTCCCGGAGGTCGACTTGGCGTCGCCCATGCCGAAGTTCAGGCTGCGGTCGCACTTGAGCAGCCGGTCGAGCGTGATCCCCGAGCCCTTCTTGACGATGATCACCGACTGGTAGCCGTCATGGCCCGAGGGATTCACGGTTCGGGCGAAGACCTCGCCGTTCGCCCGCCGCACCGCCTCCAGGCCGGACTGGTTGGAGAACCAGCCCACATCGGTCTGCTTGAAGCGCATGGCCTCGATCAGCGCCGTGTAGTTGGAGCCGAAGAACGGCTTCACCGGCAGGCCCACGGCCTTTTCCATGTCGGCCAGGAAAGGACCCCAGTCGGCCATCTGGGTCTGGCGGCTCTCGGCCGAGATGATCGAGAAGTTCACCACCTGCGGCGCGCTCGCCTTCGGTTCCGGCTTCTGGCCGCAGCCGGCCAGTGAGAGGGCGAGGGCCGCGACGAGGCCCAGGCGACGCGTGATCATGAACTTCCCCCCAATACGGTCCGTGCCCGGCCTTCTGCGCGTATTAGATGACGCGGGCGCGACAGCTTGAATGCAAAAGTCTGCTTGAGGCGAGAGGCTTAGGGCGTTAGGCCGCGCGCATGTCCGACACCTCGCTCCAGAACCTCTCCCTGCGCGGCCTTTCAGCCCAGGCCCGCGAAGCGAAAAGCTGGCCTTTCGAACAGGCCCGCATCCTGCTGGACCGCATCCTGAAACTGCGGCTGACCGACGCCGAGCGCGACCTGGCCGCCAGCCTGATCGGCCAGGGCAAGGGCGACGAGGCGGTCGCCACCTTTCCGGCGCTGAACCAGCCGGTGGTCTTCCAGTGCGGCTTCGGGGCCTCGGGCCTGCCGCACATGGGCACCTTCGGCGAGGCCGCGCGCCCGACCATGGTGCGCACCGCCTTCCGCGCCCTGACCGAGGACGCCATCCCGACCAAGCTGATCGTCTTCTCCGACGACATGGACGGCTTGCGGAAGATTCCCGAGAACGTGCCCAACCGCGAGATGCTGGAAGAGGACCGCGACAAGCCGGTCTCGGCCGTGCGCGACCCGTTCGGCGAGTACGAAAGCTTCGCGGCCCACAACAACGCCCGCCTGCGCGCCTTTCTTGACGGCTTCGGCTTCGACTACGAGTTCATGTCGTCGACGGAGACCTACAAGTCCGGCCGGTTCGACGACGTGCTGCTGAAGATCCTGGCGCGGTTCGACGCCATCCAGGGCGTCATGCTGCCGACCCTGGGCGAGGAGCGCCGCGCCACCTATTCGCCGTTCCTGCCGGTCAGCCCGACCTCGGGCCGGGTGCTGCAGGCGCCGACCCTGTCGCGCGACGTGGAGAAGGGGACCATCACCTTCCCCGACGAGGACGGGACGCCGACCGAGGTTCCGGTCACCGGCGGCCATGTGAAGCTGCAGTGGCGCCCGGACTGGGCCGCCCGCTGGTATGCGCTGGGCGTCGATTTCGAGGCTTCCGGCAAGGACCTCGTGGACTCCGTCCGGGTCTCGAACAAGCTGGTGCGGGTGCTGGGCGGAACGCCGCCGGAGGCCTTCCACTACGAACTCTTCATGGACGAGAACAACCAGAAGATCTCCAAGTCCAAGGGCAACGGCCTGACCATGGAGGAGTGGCTGCGCTACGGCGCGCCCGAGAGCCTCGCCTACTACATGTACCAGTCGCCGAAGTCGGCCAAGCGGCTCTATTTCGACGTCATCCCGAAGGCGACGGACGAGTACCTGCAGCAGCTCGACGCCTTCAACCGCGTCCGGGCGCAGTCGGACACGCCGGCGATCGACAATCCGGCCTGGCACGTCCATCGCGGCGCGCCGCCGGAAAAGGGCTCGCCGCTCTCGTTCTCGCTGCTGCTGAACCTGGTTTCGGCGGCCGACGCCTCGACCAAGGAGATCCTCTGGGCGTTCATCAGCCGCTACATGCCGGGCGCGACCCCGGAGACCGAGCCCATGCTCGACCGGCTGGTGGGCTATGCGATCAACTACTACGAGGACTTCGTGAAGCCCTCGAAGAAGTTCCGCAGCCCCGACGCCAAGGAGCGGGCGGCGATGGAGGACCTAGTCGTGCGGTTCAAGGCCCTGCCGGCCGACGCCGACGCCGAGGTCATCCAGAACGAGGTGTTCGAGGCGGGCAAGGCCGCCGGCTTCGAGCCGCTGCGCGCCTGGTTCCAGGCGCTCTATGAAGTCCTGCTGGGCCAGAGCCAGGGGCCGCGCTTCGGCTCCTTCGCAGCGATCTTCGGGCTGGAGCGCACGGTCGCCCTCATCGAAAGCGCGCTGGCTGGGGAATTGGTCGCCGCCTAAGACTGCGGCTCCACGCCGGGTTGCAGCGCCTGGCGGATCGGGGAATGGTTCCGCTTTGTCTTCGAAGCGGAGCCGTCCTTGTCCAAGCGCCTGTCCCTCGCCCTGCTGCTTACCGCGATGTCCGCCGCGCCGGCGATGGCGGCCGACGCCGCCGACCTCTGGTGGTCGCATGTCGAGACGCTGGCCGGGCCGCAGTTCGAGGGGCGCCAGGCCGGCAGCGCCGGGTACGACCGGGCAGCCGCCTATGCGGAGGGCCAGTTCAAGTCCTTCGGCCTGCAGCCGGCCGGAACCGACGGCTACCTGCAGCCGATCCGGTTCAAGGTCCAGAAGGTGCTGGCCGAGAGCTCCCGCGCCGCCCTGGTGACGAACGGCCAGGAACAGCCGTTGCAGATCGGGCCGGACCTGCTGCTCAGCGCCCGCACCCCACAGCCGAAGGCGATCGAGGCGCCGCTGGTGTTCATCGGCTATGGCCTGCACCTGCCGGAGGCCGGCTATGACGACTTCGCCCGACAAGACCTGAAGGGGAAGGTCGCGGTCTATGTGAACGGCGGGCCGGGCGACATCTCGGCGGCGCTGAAGGCCCACTCCCGCGGCTCGGAGACCTGGCGCGCGGCCCAGGCCGCCGGGGCGGTGGGGCTGATCGCCCTGCCGACTCCGAAGTCGATGGACGTCCCCTGGGAGCGGCAGATGCAGAACGCCGCCCAGCCGGGCATGTACCCGGTCGAGGCGGGCCTGGGCGAGGTGCGGGGCAGCGCCTTTTCCGCCAGCTTCAATCCGGCCCGGGCCGAGAAGCTCTTCGCCGCCTCGGGCCACAGTTTCGCCGAGGTGCTCGCCCTGGCCGACGCCGCCAAGCCGATCGACGGCTTCGACCTGAAGACCGCGCTGAAGGCGGAAGTGGCGATGGAGGTGTCGGAGGTCTCCTCGGCCAATGTCGTGGCGCGGCTGCCCGGCTCGGACCCCAAGCTGGCGGCGCAGAACGTGGTGGTCACCGCGCACCTCGATCACCTGGGACTGAACACGACGGGGCAGGGGCCGGCCTACTATGCCGGCGCGCTCGACAATGGCGCGGGCGTCGCCTCGGTTCTGGAGATCGCCCGCAGCCTCTCGACGACGAAGCCGAAGCGCTCGGTGCTGTTCGTGCTGGTGACCGGCGAGGAAAAGGGCCTGCTGGGCTCGAAGTACTTCGCCGGCAAGCCCAGCGTGCCGGCCAGCTCCATCGTCGCCGACCTCAACATGGACATGGCCCTGCCGCTCTGGAAGTTCGACTCGGTGCTGATGTACGGCGTCGACGAGAGCACGCTCGGCGACACCGCCCGCAAGGTGGCGGGCGCGGCGAACCTGGAGGTGGTTTCCGACCCCTATCCGGACCGCAACTCGTTCATCCGCTCGGACCAGTACAGCTTCATCCGCGCCGGCGTCCCGGCCCTGGCCTTCAAGTTCGGCTTCAAGCCGGACACGCCCCAGGCGGCTATCGAGAAGGAATGGCGGGCCGCCCGTTACCACGCCCTGGCCGACGATCTCACCCAGCCGGTCGAGAAGGCCGAGGCGGTGAAGTTCAACGCCTTCCTGGGCGAGCTGATCCTCGCCGTGGCCGACGCGCCGGAGCGGCCGAAGTGGAAGGACACCAGCTTCTTCAAGCGGTTCGCGCGGTAGCCACGTGCCGTCCCGGTTCGCCAAGCAAGACCGGGATCCATAGCGCTGCGCCTGACGAGGTTGTGGTGATCGGTGGGGCTTCACCCGATCCGGCTGGACATCCCGCCGTCGACGAACAGCACCGTGCCGGTGATGAACCTCGCCTCGTCGGAGGCCAGGAACAGGGCCGCATAGGCGGTGTCCCAGGCCGTGCCCATCTTGCCGCCGAGGGGGACGCGGGCGTTACGGGCGTCGCGGACGGCCTGCTGCTCCTGGTCGCTCGCCGCGGCGATGCCGGCGACGGCCATGGGCGTGTCGAGCAGTCCCATGGCGACGGCGTTGCAGCGCACGCCCTTGCTGGCGTTGGCTTGGGCGACGCTGGTGGTCAGCCGGTTCACGGCGGCCTTGGACATCTCGTAGGCGACCTGATTGCCGCCGGCGATGGAGGCCAGGGACGAGATGTTGACGATGGCTCCCGCGCCTTGCTCGCGCAGGGTGGGGAGGACCGCCTTGGTCACCTGCCAGGCGCCTTTCAGGTTCACGGTCATGATGCGGTCGAAGGCGTCCTCGGTCAGGCGATGGGCGGGGCCATCGCCGCCGCCGCCGATCCCGACATTGTTCACCACGATGTCGATGCGGCCGAAGCGAAGCCTGGCGGCCTGGACGATGGCCTCGCAGTCCGCGGCCTTGGTGATGTCGGCGCCATGTGCCGCGGCCCGGCCGCCTTCGGCGACGATCATCGCCGCGGTTTCCTCGGCCCGCTCGACCACCCGATCGACGCAGAGCACGTCCGCCCCTTCCCGCGCCAGCAGCAGGGCGATGGCCCGTCCGTTGCCGATGGTCTCGCCCGGCGTCTGGCCCGCGCCGACGACGATGGCGGTCTTCGCCTCCAGCCGCATCTCAGTAGCCCTTCAGGTCGGGGTCGAGGGTCTGGCCGGCGTCGAGCTGCACCCCGAACGAGTTCAGAATCATCGAGACCTGGGTGTACTGGCCGGCGGTGAACACCACGTCCATGCACTGCTTGTCGCTGAAGTGGGCCTTCAGCGCGGTCCAGGTCGCGTCTGTGATGAACTGGTCGCGGTGCAACTCGTCGCTGGCCCGCAGCAGGGCCTGGTCCGCGGGGCTCCAGCCGGGCGCATCCGGACCTTGCTTGATGCGCGTCACCTCCGCCTCGGTCAGCCCGGCGCGGATGCCGATCGGCGTGTGCTGCGTCCACTCGTAGCCGGAGCGGCAGAGATAGCCGATGCGCAGGATGACGATCTCCCGCTCGCGCGGCGGCAGGTCGTTCCGCTTGGAGAGCACGTAGTTGCCCCAGGCCAGGAACCCTTTCGCCGCCCGTGGCGCCTGGACCATGGTGCGGAAGATGTTCAGCACCCGATCGCCCATCGGCGCCAGGATCTCCTTCTGCTCGTCGGTGAGGTCGGCGTCCTGAACCGGCGCGATCCTGGGCTTGGTGAGGCGCATCCGCATTGTCTCCCTGCGTGAGGCTTCAGCAAACAAGCCCGAGCCGTCGGGCGCAAGCAGCTCAGGCTTCCAGGTCGGCCTTCAGGCGGTCGAGCATGTCGGTGGCGCGGGCCGCATAGGGGCCGATCCAGCGGTCGTGGATGTGCTTGATGGGCAGGGCGTTCAGATGGTTCCAGCGCTCGCGGCCCTCGCGGCGGGGGATCACCAGGTCGGCGGCCTCCAGCACCCTCAGGTGCTGCATCACGGTGCACCGGTCGAGCCCGGGAAAGCGCGCGCAGAGGTCGCCGGTGGTGAGTGGCCGGTCCTTGATCTCGTCCAGGATCCGGCGCCGCGTCGGCGAGGACAAGGCTTTGAAAACGCGCTCTGATTCGGCGTCGCTTGACATGTTATGTTTATATAACATTATGGCGTGCAGGCAAGGAGGAAAGCCCTATGGACCTGACCTTTCGAGTGAGCGCCCACATTTCGCGGCCGGTCGCCGAGGTGTTCGAGGCGGTGGTGAATCCCGAACAGCTTTCGCGATATTTCACGACCGGCGGCGCCAAGGGCCGGCTGGAGACCGGCGCCACCGTCTATTGGGACTTCCACGACTTCCCGGGCGCCTTTCCGGTCTGGGTCATGGAGGTCGAGCCGCAGAAGAAGATCGTCTTCGAATGGGCGGCGAACGACGGGCCGCCGGAGGGCGACGATCC
This window harbors:
- a CDS encoding lysine--tRNA ligase, whose translation is MSDTSLQNLSLRGLSAQAREAKSWPFEQARILLDRILKLRLTDAERDLAASLIGQGKGDEAVATFPALNQPVVFQCGFGASGLPHMGTFGEAARPTMVRTAFRALTEDAIPTKLIVFSDDMDGLRKIPENVPNREMLEEDRDKPVSAVRDPFGEYESFAAHNNARLRAFLDGFGFDYEFMSSTETYKSGRFDDVLLKILARFDAIQGVMLPTLGEERRATYSPFLPVSPTSGRVLQAPTLSRDVEKGTITFPDEDGTPTEVPVTGGHVKLQWRPDWAARWYALGVDFEASGKDLVDSVRVSNKLVRVLGGTPPEAFHYELFMDENNQKISKSKGNGLTMEEWLRYGAPESLAYYMYQSPKSAKRLYFDVIPKATDEYLQQLDAFNRVRAQSDTPAIDNPAWHVHRGAPPEKGSPLSFSLLLNLVSAADASTKEILWAFISRYMPGATPETEPMLDRLVGYAINYYEDFVKPSKKFRSPDAKERAAMEDLVVRFKALPADADAEVIQNEVFEAGKAAGFEPLRAWFQALYEVLLGQSQGPRFGSFAAIFGLERTVALIESALAGELVAA
- a CDS encoding SRPBCC family protein, with the translated sequence MDLTFRVSAHISRPVAEVFEAVVNPEQLSRYFTTGGAKGRLETGATVYWDFHDFPGAFPVWVMEVEPQKKIVFEWAANDGPPEGDDPVRRTDYRTTVTMTFEPIDGGTRTLVAIEERGWRQTETGLKASYGNCQGWTQMQCALKAYLEYGINLREGMFK
- a CDS encoding M28 family metallopeptidase, whose amino-acid sequence is MSKRLSLALLLTAMSAAPAMAADAADLWWSHVETLAGPQFEGRQAGSAGYDRAAAYAEGQFKSFGLQPAGTDGYLQPIRFKVQKVLAESSRAALVTNGQEQPLQIGPDLLLSARTPQPKAIEAPLVFIGYGLHLPEAGYDDFARQDLKGKVAVYVNGGPGDISAALKAHSRGSETWRAAQAAGAVGLIALPTPKSMDVPWERQMQNAAQPGMYPVEAGLGEVRGSAFSASFNPARAEKLFAASGHSFAEVLALADAAKPIDGFDLKTALKAEVAMEVSEVSSANVVARLPGSDPKLAAQNVVVTAHLDHLGLNTTGQGPAYYAGALDNGAGVASVLEIARSLSTTKPKRSVLFVLVTGEEKGLLGSKYFAGKPSVPASSIVADLNMDMALPLWKFDSVLMYGVDESTLGDTARKVAGAANLEVVSDPYPDRNSFIRSDQYSFIRAGVPALAFKFGFKPDTPQAAIEKEWRAARYHALADDLTQPVEKAEAVKFNAFLGELILAVADAPERPKWKDTSFFKRFAR
- a CDS encoding TonB-dependent receptor; translated protein: MPADLPPTVDAVIVEAARLPASPSERAFSILTLEGEAIATAPRLDEALTATPGVQLFRRTSSQASNPTTQGISVRSIAGSGASRALVTLDGVPQNDPFGGWVLWTGLPPIAVEQARVVRGAGAGPYGAGALTGSIQLQERTSVPRGGEYEVYGGERGLVGGAAAGAVGDVFAAVAAERSDGWIPMGEGRGAADAELYYRGLSGALRWTPKLAGRELALRLSGFQEKRGAGIVGADSRAAGATASATLADAAEGEELGWRAQAWAKRSDLENRSAAVAAGRIGTTPANEQYATPAVGYGFNAALRRDRAVGGWELGADARLFDGETRENYRYMGGAFTRGRIAGGTQSVVGIYGEAYRNAGPWLLTAGARLDRWATFDGHRREWDLASGAATLDNRPQDRDGWLPTGRVGARYDAGSSLYLRGAAYAGFRPATLNELYRPFRVGNDVTEANAELSPEKLYGIEFGLGSEGPWRWDVTVFANRLDGAIANVTIGFGEGTFPIAGFIPAGGVLRQRQNAGHVDAYGVEAQIERRWERASVRLAGAYTDAEVDGGSAAPQLTGLRPAQTPRLTASAEGTWRPTPRLNLRAAARYEGDRWDDDLNTRRLSAGTQVNLRADWTVSRNVTLYAAAENLFDAEIETAETGDGLESFDQPRTVRAGLILRR
- a CDS encoding carboxymuconolactone decarboxylase family protein, whose translation is MRLTKPRIAPVQDADLTDEQKEILAPMGDRVLNIFRTMVQAPRAAKGFLAWGNYVLSKRNDLPPREREIVILRIGYLCRSGYEWTQHTPIGIRAGLTEAEVTRIKQGPDAPGWSPADQALLRASDELHRDQFITDATWTALKAHFSDKQCMDVVFTAGQYTQVSMILNSFGVQLDAGQTLDPDLKGY
- a CDS encoding SDR family NAD(P)-dependent oxidoreductase codes for the protein MRLEAKTAIVVGAGQTPGETIGNGRAIALLLAREGADVLCVDRVVERAEETAAMIVAEGGRAAAHGADITKAADCEAIVQAARLRFGRIDIVVNNVGIGGGGDGPAHRLTEDAFDRIMTVNLKGAWQVTKAVLPTLREQGAGAIVNISSLASIAGGNQVAYEMSKAAVNRLTTSVAQANASKGVRCNAVAMGLLDTPMAVAGIAAASDQEQQAVRDARNARVPLGGKMGTAWDTAYAALFLASDEARFITGTVLFVDGGMSSRIG
- the glcF gene encoding glycolate oxidase subunit GlcF, whose product is MQTSFSPEQLADPDNASSEKIIRTCVHCGFCTATCPTYLLLGDELDSPRGRIYLMKEMLEKGGPPSPRTVEHVDRCLSCLSCMTTCPSGVNYMHLVDHARAYIEAHHVRPWPERLLRNLLAGLLPDRAGFRAALRLAQATRPLHGLLPGRLKGMAAMAPARLPGRDVAEAPRVFPAEGQRRMRVALLAGCVQPVLAPEINGAAIRLLNRLGAEVVVFAGSGCCGALPHHLGKADQARALASANIAAWRGELDDLDAIVVTASGCGTSVKDYGFLFREDAELAADAAQVSALARDVSEVLAMLEPPGGPAPMGLTVAYHSACSLQHGQGVSEAPKALLRAAGFTVVEPREAHICCGSAGTYNLLQPELAGALRDRKVANLSATRPDVIASGNIGCLTQIAGGTEIPVVHTVELLDWAMGGPRPAALSSR
- the phnD gene encoding phosphate/phosphite/phosphonate ABC transporter substrate-binding protein — protein: MITRRLGLVAALALSLAGCGQKPEPKASAPQVVNFSIISAESRQTQMADWGPFLADMEKAVGLPVKPFFGSNYTALIEAMRFKQTDVGWFSNQSGLEAVRRANGEVFARTVNPSGHDGYQSVIIVKKGSGITLDRLLKCDRSLNFGMGDAKSTSGTLAPMTFLFAPRNVDPNTCFKTVRSANHETNLFSVGSGLLDAATNNTASMGRMAMLNTDMAKNTLANVQVIWTSPTIPEDPMIRRKDLDPALKAKIDAFIFSYGVGEGPEAQRQRKILERIQTLPFKHADDSHLLPVREMEAAGQLIQARSKGDQAGVKAAAAELAKIAAERKALPAS
- a CDS encoding ArsR/SmtB family transcription factor, which codes for MLYKHNMSSDAESERVFKALSSPTRRRILDEIKDRPLTTGDLCARFPGLDRCTVMQHLRVLEAADLVIPRREGRERWNHLNALPIKHIHDRWIGPYAARATDMLDRLKADLEA